Proteins encoded in a region of the Rhizobium sp. CC-YZS058 genome:
- a CDS encoding PAS domain-containing methyl-accepting chemotaxis protein: protein MIRLFASRSDKILAALDLSFAVIEFNVDGTILSANENFCALMGYQESELIGKHHSLFLEPDYAQSTDYRAFWAKLQGGDFICSEFVRITKSGDEVFIRGNYNPVKNSAGKVVKIIKFANDITQTKLEGIDSSARVKAISRAQAVIEFKPDGTILSANTNFLKTLGYSLDEIVGRHHRMFVEPGYAQSQAYSAFWDKLNAGEFISDEFRRIGKGGREVFIQASYNPVFDLKGRVIKVVKFATDVTGRVNNVDQLARCLSNLADGDLSQSIDAPFIPALDQLRQDFNAACDRLKGAMTLVRQNAEAIASGADEIRESADQLSRRTEQQAASVEQTAAALEQITTTVKDSSRRAEASGALVSRAKEQADHSGTIVHQAISAMDKIDASSKEISTIIGVIDQIAFQTNLLALNAGVEAARAGDAGKGFAVVAQEVRELAQRSATAAKEIKTLITASTDHVADGVSLVSRTGEALQTIAAQVADINEDIAAIISAAREQSTALNEINTAVNAVDQGTQQNAAMVEEQTAASHGLAEEAATLFALLDQFRFGNETRPALNALGVQRGPLAQGRAA, encoded by the coding sequence ATGATCCGCCTCTTCGCGTCCCGTTCCGACAAGATCCTCGCCGCACTCGACCTGTCCTTCGCGGTCATCGAATTCAATGTCGACGGCACCATTCTGAGCGCCAATGAGAATTTCTGCGCGCTGATGGGCTATCAGGAGAGCGAGCTTATCGGGAAGCATCACAGCCTCTTCCTCGAGCCCGACTATGCCCAGTCGACGGATTACCGCGCCTTCTGGGCCAAGCTCCAGGGCGGCGATTTCATCTGCAGCGAGTTCGTGCGGATCACGAAGAGCGGCGACGAGGTCTTCATCCGCGGCAATTACAATCCGGTGAAGAACAGTGCGGGCAAGGTGGTGAAGATCATCAAGTTCGCCAACGACATCACCCAGACCAAGCTCGAGGGGATCGACTCGTCCGCGCGCGTCAAGGCCATCTCGCGGGCCCAGGCGGTGATCGAGTTCAAGCCGGATGGCACGATCCTTTCCGCCAACACGAATTTCCTCAAGACGCTCGGCTATTCCCTCGACGAAATCGTCGGCCGCCACCACCGCATGTTCGTCGAGCCCGGCTATGCGCAGTCTCAAGCCTATTCGGCCTTCTGGGACAAGCTCAACGCGGGCGAGTTCATCTCCGACGAGTTCCGCCGCATCGGCAAGGGGGGCCGGGAGGTCTTCATCCAGGCCTCCTACAATCCGGTTTTCGATCTGAAGGGGCGGGTGATCAAGGTGGTCAAGTTCGCCACCGACGTCACGGGCCGGGTCAACAATGTCGATCAGCTCGCCCGTTGCCTCTCGAACCTCGCTGATGGCGATCTTTCCCAATCGATCGATGCGCCGTTCATTCCCGCGCTCGATCAGCTTCGCCAAGACTTCAACGCGGCCTGCGATCGCCTGAAGGGTGCGATGACGCTGGTTCGCCAGAATGCGGAGGCCATCGCCAGCGGTGCGGACGAAATCCGCGAATCGGCCGACCAGCTGTCGCGGCGCACCGAGCAGCAGGCGGCCTCCGTCGAGCAGACGGCGGCGGCGCTCGAGCAGATCACCACCACGGTCAAGGATTCCTCCCGCCGCGCCGAGGCCTCCGGCGCGCTCGTGTCGCGCGCCAAGGAGCAGGCCGATCATTCCGGCACGATCGTGCATCAGGCGATCTCGGCCATGGACAAGATCGATGCCTCATCGAAGGAAATCTCCACCATCATCGGCGTCATCGACCAGATTGCCTTCCAGACCAATCTTCTGGCGCTGAATGCCGGCGTGGAGGCGGCGCGGGCGGGCGATGCCGGCAAGGGCTTCGCCGTGGTGGCGCAGGAGGTGCGCGAGCTCGCCCAGCGTTCGGCAACCGCCGCCAAGGAGATCAAGACGCTGATCACCGCCTCGACCGACCACGTGGCGGATGGCGTCTCGCTGGTCAGCCGGACAGGGGAGGCGCTGCAGACCATTGCCGCGCAGGTGGCCGATATCAACGAGGATATTGCCGCGATCATCAGCGCAGCGCGCGAACAGTCCACGGCGCTCAACGAAATCAACACGGCGGTCAATGCCGTCGATCAGGGCACCCAGCAGAATGCCGCCATGGTGGAGGAGCAGACCGCCGCCAGCCATGGCCTGGCGGAAGAGGCGGCCACCCTGTTTGCCCTGCTCGATCAATTTCGCTTCGGAAACGAAACGCGTCCGGCGCTCAACGCGCTTGGCGTGCAACGAGGCCCCCTTGCCCAAGGCCGTGCAGCCTGA
- a CDS encoding SelT/SelW/SelH family protein: MSHKPRVSILYCTQCNWLLRAGWMAQELLQTFSDRLGEVALLPGTGGVFEIRVDDALIWERKRDGGFPGPKALKQRLRDVIEPGLDLGHVDRSSGDGGSDPE; the protein is encoded by the coding sequence ATGAGCCACAAGCCACGAGTGAGCATTCTCTATTGCACCCAGTGCAACTGGCTGCTGCGCGCCGGCTGGATGGCGCAGGAGCTGCTGCAGACCTTTTCCGATCGCCTGGGCGAGGTGGCGCTGCTTCCGGGTACCGGCGGCGTGTTCGAGATCCGCGTCGATGACGCCCTGATCTGGGAGCGCAAGCGCGACGGCGGTTTTCCCGGTCCGAAGGCGCTCAAGCAGCGCCTGCGGGATGTGATCGAGCCCGGTCTCGACCTTGGCCATGTCGATCGCTCGTCCGGGGATGGTGGCAGCGATCCGGAATGA
- a CDS encoding phosphomannomutase → MSLKFGTSGLRGLSVDLEGPAAAVYAVAFARTLRSAGLIDEGDTILIGRDFRASSPSIAAIAGGALQREGFSVRDCGTVPTPALALMGLKMRVAALMVTGSHIPADRNGIKFYRPDGEIGKADELAIAEAAAVICAGAPIDATPAPLASLEHETRDLFLDRNLTLLPEGALMGWTIGVYQHSTVARDLFVEVLQKLGATVLALGRSEQFIPVDTEAVSCETIDLLKSWTTEHGLDAIVSADGDGDRPLLSDETGEPLRGDLLGLLAADFLGAKVAVTPVTSNSGLERQGERRIERTRVGSPFVIAGMQAARDAGETSVMGFEANGGTLTATDFKVNGHVLSALPTRDSFLPTLAALSLAATRRLSLSALARLYALPVALSDRLEQFPTETSAALMAHLRSGEAALAGFLAPLGKPVSVSDIDGLRVTLESGAIIHFRPSGNAPEMRCYVEAEDEAVARRLLAEGLDLIRAFAKTR, encoded by the coding sequence GTGAGTCTCAAATTCGGTACAAGCGGGCTTCGTGGCCTGTCCGTCGATCTCGAAGGGCCGGCAGCCGCCGTCTATGCCGTGGCCTTTGCCCGCACATTGCGCTCAGCCGGCCTGATCGACGAGGGCGATACGATCCTGATCGGCCGCGATTTCCGCGCCTCCAGTCCCTCCATCGCCGCCATCGCCGGCGGCGCTCTTCAGCGCGAAGGGTTCAGCGTGCGCGATTGCGGCACGGTGCCCACGCCGGCGCTCGCCCTCATGGGCCTCAAGATGCGGGTCGCGGCGCTGATGGTGACCGGCTCCCATATTCCGGCCGATCGAAACGGGATCAAGTTCTACCGGCCGGACGGCGAGATCGGGAAAGCGGACGAACTGGCCATCGCCGAAGCGGCAGCAGTCATTTGCGCCGGCGCGCCGATCGACGCGACGCCGGCCCCGCTTGCGAGCCTCGAGCACGAGACGCGCGACCTCTTTCTCGATCGCAATCTCACGCTCCTGCCCGAGGGCGCGTTGATGGGGTGGACCATCGGGGTCTATCAGCATTCCACCGTCGCGCGCGACCTGTTCGTGGAGGTGCTGCAGAAGCTCGGCGCCACCGTCCTTGCGCTTGGCCGGTCGGAGCAGTTCATTCCGGTCGATACGGAAGCGGTTTCCTGCGAGACCATCGACCTCCTGAAAAGCTGGACGACGGAGCATGGGCTCGATGCGATCGTGTCTGCCGATGGGGATGGCGACCGGCCGCTCCTCAGCGACGAAACGGGCGAGCCGCTGCGCGGCGATCTGCTCGGCCTGCTTGCCGCCGATTTCCTCGGCGCCAAGGTGGCCGTGACCCCGGTGACCTCCAATTCCGGGCTGGAGCGCCAGGGAGAGCGGCGGATCGAGCGCACCCGCGTCGGCTCGCCCTTCGTAATCGCCGGCATGCAGGCGGCGCGTGATGCAGGCGAGACGTCGGTCATGGGCTTCGAGGCGAATGGCGGCACGCTGACCGCCACCGATTTCAAGGTCAACGGCCATGTGTTGAGCGCCCTGCCGACGCGCGACAGCTTTCTGCCGACACTGGCCGCGCTCTCGCTTGCAGCCACGCGCCGGCTCTCCCTCTCCGCTCTCGCCCGCCTCTATGCGCTGCCGGTGGCGCTCAGCGACCGGCTGGAACAGTTTCCGACCGAAACTAGTGCCGCTTTGATGGCGCATCTGCGCAGCGGCGAGGCCGCCTTGGCCGGTTTCCTCGCGCCCCTCGGCAAGCCGGTGTCGGTCAGCGATATCGACGGGCTGCGCGTAACGCTGGAGAGCGGCGCCATCATCCACTTTCGGCCCTCCGGCAATGCGCCGGAAATGCGCTGCTATGTCGAGGCAGAAGACGAGGCCGTCGCCCGGCGCCTGCTGGCTGAGGGTCTCGACCTCATCCGCGCGTTCGCCAAGACGAGGTGA
- a CDS encoding calcium-binding protein produces MSRIGTDGNDYIYNPGSQVAYGLDGSDVIGSNGKGNLVAFGGDGSDVIVLDSSVDTNGSPAILSAHGGTGNDWLVNWSTAVGADRLYGDENNDIIYGGYGDDMLDGGQDIDGLFGGPGNDRIYGGDGDDYNTTIGAGSTAFGAGFYVERQAGLYGEAGDDLLDGGAGKDYLDGGFGNDELYGGRGDDKAYGEAGDDDLYGGAGNDDLYGNDGNDTIEGGSGNDGLVGATGDDILSGGRGDDNLWGDLGNDLLSGGAGKDTFRFLYDLNAKTNRDTISDYVVSDDTIYLAKSVFEKLAGATVLSTAQFWASSDGKAHDASDRILYETDTGKLSYDSDGKGGAKAVVFAVLDTHLAMTASEFILF; encoded by the coding sequence ATGTCCAGGATAGGAACTGACGGGAACGACTATATCTATAATCCGGGTTCGCAGGTCGCTTATGGGCTGGACGGTTCAGATGTTATCGGGTCGAACGGCAAGGGCAATCTGGTAGCTTTCGGCGGCGACGGCTCCGACGTCATCGTGCTCGACAGCTCCGTCGATACGAACGGCTCCCCGGCAATTCTCAGCGCCCATGGCGGCACCGGTAATGACTGGCTCGTCAACTGGTCGACCGCCGTCGGCGCGGACAGGCTTTACGGCGACGAAAACAACGACATCATCTATGGCGGCTACGGCGATGACATGCTGGATGGCGGCCAGGATATCGATGGTCTTTTCGGTGGTCCCGGCAATGACCGCATCTATGGCGGCGACGGGGATGACTACAACACCACGATCGGCGCCGGATCGACCGCCTTCGGCGCTGGCTTCTATGTCGAGCGGCAGGCCGGCCTGTATGGAGAAGCCGGAGACGATCTGCTCGATGGTGGCGCGGGGAAGGACTATCTCGACGGCGGCTTCGGCAATGATGAGCTTTACGGCGGTCGCGGCGATGACAAGGCCTATGGGGAGGCCGGCGATGACGACCTCTATGGAGGGGCCGGCAACGACGATCTCTACGGAAATGATGGCAACGACACGATCGAAGGCGGTTCCGGCAATGACGGGCTGGTCGGCGCAACGGGTGATGACATCTTGTCCGGCGGCCGCGGAGATGACAACCTCTGGGGCGATCTCGGCAATGATCTTCTCTCCGGCGGCGCCGGGAAGGATACGTTCCGCTTCCTCTATGACCTCAATGCCAAGACCAATCGCGATACAATCAGCGACTATGTGGTCAGCGACGACACGATCTACCTGGCCAAGTCAGTCTTCGAGAAGCTTGCAGGGGCAACGGTCCTGTCGACCGCCCAATTCTGGGCCAGCAGCGATGGCAAGGCGCATGATGCCTCCGATCGTATCCTCTACGAGACCGATACCGGCAAGCTCTCCTATGATAGCGATGGAAAGGGCGGCGCCAAAGCGGTCGTCTTTGCCGTTCTCGATACCCACCTCGCCATGACAGCCTCGGAGTTCATCCTTTTCTGA
- a CDS encoding calcium-binding protein has translation MGSEFRVNSYQNNWQRGSDVLALKGGGFMVSWESYLNNYDGSDTRATYVGAQFYDAAGRAVGGELLMRGIQDAYSGAPDATQLKNGNVVVTWAETLDDAISTNGAHIMAQVFDSRGNKVSGAFRVDTVSAFEKVAPNVVETKDGGFIVSYGADRSQTNFDEVYSRSYSANGTPRGTDKVLNTVSNDFDELVTKSAALSNGNSVIIWNSEAAIDDGTNNGQNQLRASLFDGNGKLIKGDFGLTPHIGGAGGAWSDDENYGYAVAAGPKGGFVVANLDFTPNPKDDGTQGIYVTSYTATGKAIGKAIPIFEKGVVVKDLDIAKLANGQYVVVWSQQSLVQSDVADDAYGMILSSSGRPAGKVFTIGVDADKYDEQAEVSVAGLAGGGFAVTYNSDSIDSDDEGIAGMVFGRGTAGNDRLKVDASGQMAGLGGNDTLTGTNAADWISGDTGNDALAGSAGADRLMGGTGNDRLNGGTGKDVLIGGSGDDVFIFSAAATAANVDTITDFSNKAGNNDRFELQQRYFKALDKGQLDASDFVIGTKAKDASDHIIYNKSSGALSYDSNGSKAGGMQLLAHLDDGLSLKASDFFIV, from the coding sequence ATGGGAAGCGAATTTCGCGTCAATAGCTATCAAAACAACTGGCAGCGCGGCTCCGACGTCCTTGCTCTGAAGGGCGGCGGATTCATGGTCAGCTGGGAGAGCTACTTGAACAATTACGACGGCTCGGACACGAGGGCGACCTATGTCGGCGCCCAGTTCTACGATGCCGCCGGGCGGGCAGTCGGAGGCGAGCTTTTGATGCGCGGCATCCAAGATGCCTATTCCGGTGCGCCAGATGCCACGCAGTTGAAGAACGGCAATGTGGTCGTGACCTGGGCCGAAACGCTGGACGACGCGATCTCGACCAACGGCGCGCATATCATGGCGCAGGTGTTCGACAGTCGCGGCAACAAGGTCAGCGGCGCATTCCGCGTGGATACCGTCAGCGCCTTCGAGAAGGTGGCGCCGAATGTGGTCGAAACCAAGGATGGCGGCTTCATCGTCTCCTATGGTGCCGACCGCTCGCAGACGAACTTCGACGAAGTCTATTCGCGCAGCTATTCCGCGAACGGAACGCCACGTGGGACCGACAAGGTCCTCAATACCGTGTCGAACGATTTCGACGAGCTGGTGACCAAGTCCGCCGCCCTCAGCAACGGCAATTCGGTCATCATCTGGAACTCCGAAGCCGCAATCGACGACGGCACCAACAACGGCCAGAACCAGCTGCGCGCCTCGCTCTTCGATGGCAACGGCAAGCTGATCAAGGGCGATTTTGGCCTGACGCCGCATATCGGCGGGGCGGGTGGCGCCTGGAGCGATGACGAGAACTATGGCTATGCCGTTGCCGCCGGCCCGAAGGGCGGCTTCGTCGTCGCCAATCTGGACTTCACGCCCAATCCGAAGGACGACGGCACCCAGGGCATCTATGTCACCTCCTACACCGCCACCGGCAAGGCGATCGGCAAGGCCATTCCGATCTTCGAGAAGGGCGTCGTGGTCAAGGATCTCGACATCGCCAAGCTCGCCAACGGCCAGTATGTGGTGGTCTGGAGCCAGCAATCGCTGGTGCAAAGCGATGTCGCCGACGATGCCTACGGCATGATCCTCTCCTCCAGCGGCCGGCCGGCCGGCAAGGTCTTCACCATCGGCGTCGATGCCGACAAATATGACGAGCAGGCGGAGGTCTCCGTTGCCGGTCTCGCCGGCGGCGGCTTCGCCGTCACCTACAATTCGGACTCGATCGACAGCGACGATGAGGGCATTGCCGGCATGGTCTTCGGGCGCGGCACGGCCGGCAACGACCGGCTGAAGGTCGATGCCTCCGGCCAGATGGCCGGGCTCGGCGGCAACGATACCCTCACCGGCACGAACGCCGCAGACTGGATTTCGGGCGACACGGGCAACGACGCGCTGGCCGGCTCGGCCGGGGCGGACCGGCTGATGGGCGGCACGGGCAATGACCGGCTGAACGGCGGCACCGGCAAGGATGTGCTGATCGGCGGAAGCGGGGACGATGTCTTCATCTTCTCCGCCGCCGCCACCGCGGCCAATGTCGACACCATCACCGACTTCTCCAACAAGGCCGGCAACAATGACCGCTTCGAGCTGCAGCAGCGCTACTTCAAGGCGCTGGACAAGGGCCAGCTGGACGCGTCGGACTTCGTGATCGGCACCAAGGCAAAGGACGCCTCGGACCACATCATCTACAACAAGAGCAGTGGCGCCCTGTCCTATGATTCCAACGGCAGCAAGGCCGGAGGGATGCAGCTGCTCGCGCATCTCGACGACGGACTCTCGCTGAAGGCTTCGGACTTCTTCATCGTCTGA
- a CDS encoding YqaA family protein — MISLSLLGGVFAAAFLSATLLFGLSEAAVIAALQNPDLSRPAVLAVATAGNVLGAVVNYALGLWFLRFEGRRWFPVSPGARLRAERIFERYGHPVLLLSWLPVVGDPLTLVAGLMRMPLAPFLLYVTLGKAARYGLLVAFFG, encoded by the coding sequence ATGATCAGCCTGTCGCTGCTCGGCGGCGTCTTCGCCGCCGCTTTCCTTTCCGCCACGCTGCTTTTCGGTCTCTCCGAGGCGGCGGTCATCGCCGCCCTGCAGAATCCGGATCTTTCCCGACCCGCGGTTCTGGCAGTGGCCACCGCCGGCAATGTGCTCGGCGCGGTCGTCAATTACGCGCTCGGGCTCTGGTTCCTGCGGTTTGAGGGGCGACGCTGGTTTCCGGTGTCTCCGGGTGCAAGGCTGCGGGCCGAACGCATTTTTGAGCGCTACGGCCATCCGGTGCTGCTTTTATCCTGGCTGCCGGTGGTGGGCGATCCGTTGACGCTGGTGGCCGGGCTCATGCGCATGCCGCTGGCTCCGTTTCTGCTCTACGTCACGCTGGGCAAGGCCGCGCGCTATGGCCTGCTCGTGGCCTTCTTCGGTTAG